A genome region from Micromonospora peucetia includes the following:
- a CDS encoding acyl-CoA dehydrogenase family protein gives MTEASAGPQPVAETSRPEAAEELAQIRASVVEVLDERADLRRTHELMVGAPGHDPQLHELLTAELGLLGLVVPEHLGGLGLDVPAATAVIEELGARLVPGALATSLAAILAARALGPSAEPLLARVVAEQLTLASALAEDGAGWDLEQTATRATGTGDVWALTGTKTLVAGAEAARVVLVTGRDGGGELGVYAVDLAADGVDVQTHMTLDQTRRLSTVHLREAAATRVDAPGGEGARVLLDHVRAMLALESAAAARACLDLTVEYLKIREQFGRPIGSFQALKHRCADLAVAVAGARATVDHLVTTLHTGAATRSHDAALAKLVCTDTLMTVAAEAIQLHGGIGFTFEHDAHLFFKRAKSAQLLAGSPATVRAEVAALAGL, from the coding sequence ATGACCGAAGCGAGCGCCGGCCCCCAGCCTGTGGCCGAGACGTCGCGTCCCGAGGCGGCCGAGGAGCTGGCCCAGATCCGCGCCTCCGTCGTCGAGGTGCTCGACGAGCGGGCCGACCTGCGCCGTACCCACGAGCTCATGGTCGGGGCGCCGGGCCACGACCCGCAGCTGCACGAGCTGCTCACGGCCGAGCTGGGCCTGCTCGGCCTCGTCGTGCCGGAGCACCTCGGCGGGCTCGGCCTCGACGTGCCCGCCGCGACCGCCGTCATCGAGGAGCTCGGGGCCCGGCTCGTGCCCGGCGCGCTCGCGACGAGCCTCGCCGCGATCCTCGCCGCCCGCGCCCTCGGCCCGAGCGCCGAGCCCCTGTTGGCGCGCGTCGTTGCCGAGCAGTTGACCCTGGCCAGTGCCCTCGCCGAGGACGGCGCGGGCTGGGACCTCGAGCAGACCGCCACCCGGGCCACCGGCACCGGGGACGTGTGGGCGCTGACCGGGACCAAGACCCTCGTCGCCGGAGCCGAAGCCGCCCGGGTCGTCCTCGTCACCGGCCGGGACGGGGGCGGTGAGCTCGGCGTCTACGCCGTGGACCTGGCCGCCGACGGGGTGGACGTGCAGACGCACATGACGCTCGACCAGACCCGGCGGCTGAGCACGGTGCACCTCCGCGAGGCCGCCGCCACCCGGGTCGACGCCCCCGGCGGCGAGGGGGCCCGGGTGCTGCTCGACCACGTGCGCGCCATGCTCGCGCTGGAGTCGGCTGCCGCCGCCCGCGCCTGCCTCGACCTCACCGTCGAGTACCTCAAGATCCGCGAGCAGTTCGGCCGCCCGATCGGGTCGTTCCAGGCTCTCAAGCACCGCTGCGCCGACCTCGCCGTCGCGGTCGCCGGAGCGCGGGCCACGGTCGACCACCTCGTCACGACGCTGCACACCGGGGCCGCCACCCGCTCGCACGATGCGGCACTGGCCAAGCTCGTGTGCACCGACACGCTGATGACCGTCGCCGCCGAGGCGATCCAGCTGCACGGCGGCATCGGGTTCACCTTCGAGCACGACGCACACCTGTTCTTCAAGCGCGCCAAGTCGGCCCAGCTGCTGGCCGGTTCCCCGGCGACGGTTCGCGCCGAGGTGGCAGCGCTCGCCGGTCTCTGA
- a CDS encoding acetyl-CoA C-acetyltransferase, protein MQDVVIVAAARSPIGRAFKGSLASMRADDLATQMVQAALAQVPSLDPTQIDDLMLGCAQPAGEQGWGLGRVVAVELGLDRVPGTTVQRYCASSLQTTRMALHAIRAGEADVLVSAGVEVVSHFAAGKSDGMPDTKNPIFAAAGERTAARAQGGAGPWTDPRDAGELPDVYIAMGETAENVASHRGVSRAAQDEWAATSQQRAQAAIESGFFATDITPVTLADGTVVATDDGPRAGVTVESLSGLNPVFRPDGTVTAGNCCPLNDGAAALVVMSGRKAAELGITPLARILSTGVSAISPEIMGLGPVEASRQALALAGLSMADIDLVELNEAFAAQVIPSIWDLKVGPERVNVHGGAIALGHPFGQTGARMTTTLINGLRARDGQLGLETMCTAGGQGMAMVIERLS, encoded by the coding sequence ATGCAGGACGTAGTCATCGTCGCCGCGGCGCGCTCGCCGATCGGCCGGGCCTTCAAGGGGTCGTTGGCCTCGATGCGGGCCGACGACCTGGCCACCCAGATGGTCCAGGCGGCCCTGGCCCAGGTGCCGTCGCTCGACCCGACCCAGATCGACGACCTCATGCTCGGCTGCGCGCAGCCGGCCGGCGAGCAGGGCTGGGGCCTCGGGCGCGTCGTCGCCGTCGAGCTCGGGCTCGACCGGGTCCCCGGGACGACGGTGCAGCGGTACTGCGCCTCGAGCCTGCAGACGACCCGGATGGCGCTGCACGCCATCCGCGCCGGTGAGGCGGACGTGCTCGTCTCCGCCGGGGTCGAGGTCGTCTCGCACTTCGCCGCAGGCAAGTCCGACGGCATGCCGGACACGAAGAACCCGATCTTCGCGGCGGCGGGGGAGCGCACCGCCGCCCGCGCCCAGGGTGGAGCCGGCCCGTGGACCGACCCGCGCGACGCGGGTGAGCTGCCCGACGTCTACATCGCGATGGGCGAGACCGCCGAGAACGTCGCGAGCCACCGCGGTGTGAGCCGCGCCGCGCAGGACGAGTGGGCCGCCACGAGCCAGCAGCGGGCCCAGGCCGCGATCGAGTCGGGCTTCTTCGCCACCGACATCACGCCGGTGACCCTCGCCGACGGCACCGTCGTAGCCACCGACGACGGCCCCCGCGCCGGGGTGACCGTCGAGTCGCTTTCCGGCCTCAACCCGGTCTTCCGGCCCGACGGCACGGTGACCGCGGGCAACTGCTGCCCGCTCAACGACGGCGCGGCCGCCCTCGTCGTCATGTCCGGCCGCAAGGCCGCCGAGCTCGGCATCACGCCGCTGGCCCGGATCCTGTCCACGGGGGTCTCGGCGATCTCGCCGGAGATCATGGGTCTCGGCCCGGTCGAGGCCTCGAGGCAGGCCCTCGCGCTGGCCGGGCTCTCGATGGCCGACATTGATCTCGTCGAGCTCAACGAGGCGTTCGCCGCGCAGGTCATCCCCTCGATCTGGGACCTCAAGGTCGGTCCCGAGCGGGTCAACGTCCACGGCGGCGCGATCGCCCTGGGCCACCCGTTCGGCCAGACCGGAGCGCGGATGACGACGACGCTCATCAACGGGCTGCGGGCCCGGGACGGCCAGCTCGGTCTCGAGACGATGTGCACGGCCGGCGGCCAGGGCATGGCGATGGTCATCGAACGGCTCTCCTAG
- a CDS encoding acyl-CoA dehydrogenase family protein — translation MSDEQFRAEIRGWLHEALTGPFAEAVGTGGEGREHEAHELRREWERHLGRAGWIGLSWPSEYGGRPATLAQQVIYHEEYARAGAPGRLGHMSEQLLGPTLLAFGTPEQKARFLPGITSGEDIWCQGYSEPGAGSDLAGVRTRAERRGDSYVITGQKVWTSLAHLADWCFVLCRTDPDSTRHAGLSYLLVPMDQPGITVRPITQLTGTSEFNEVFFDGAVAAVEHRVGAEGEGWKVAMGTLGFERGVSTLGQQIGFRRRLDAVIARAHGNGAWQEPALRDRLVEAYIGLEVMRHSAVRLLASAGGGLSGLEASISKLQWATWNRSLGELAVDVEGAGALLTGPEYELDDAQTHFLFSRANTIYGGSNEIQRNIIAERLLGLPR, via the coding sequence GTGAGCGACGAGCAGTTCCGGGCCGAGATCCGCGGCTGGCTCCACGAGGCCCTCACCGGGCCGTTCGCCGAGGCCGTCGGCACCGGCGGCGAGGGGCGCGAGCACGAGGCGCACGAGCTGCGCCGCGAGTGGGAGCGCCACCTGGGCCGGGCCGGTTGGATCGGCCTCAGCTGGCCCAGCGAGTACGGCGGTCGTCCCGCGACCCTGGCCCAGCAGGTCATCTACCACGAGGAGTACGCCCGCGCCGGCGCCCCCGGCCGGCTCGGGCACATGTCCGAGCAACTACTCGGCCCGACGCTGCTCGCATTCGGCACGCCGGAGCAGAAGGCGCGGTTCCTGCCCGGCATCACCAGCGGCGAGGACATCTGGTGCCAGGGCTACTCCGAGCCCGGTGCCGGCTCGGACCTCGCCGGGGTGCGCACCCGCGCCGAGCGCCGGGGCGACAGCTACGTCATCACCGGGCAGAAGGTGTGGACCTCGCTCGCGCACCTGGCCGACTGGTGCTTCGTGCTGTGCCGCACCGACCCTGACTCGACTCGTCATGCGGGCCTGTCCTACCTGCTCGTGCCGATGGACCAGCCCGGCATCACGGTGCGCCCGATCACCCAGCTGACCGGCACGAGCGAGTTCAACGAGGTCTTCTTCGACGGGGCCGTCGCCGCCGTCGAGCACCGCGTCGGCGCCGAGGGCGAGGGCTGGAAGGTCGCCATGGGCACCCTGGGCTTCGAGCGCGGCGTGTCCACCCTCGGCCAGCAGATCGGCTTCCGTCGGCGCCTCGACGCCGTCATCGCCCGGGCTCACGGGAACGGCGCCTGGCAGGAGCCGGCGCTGCGTGACCGCCTCGTCGAGGCCTACATCGGCCTCGAGGTGATGCGGCACTCAGCGGTGCGGCTGCTCGCGTCCGCCGGTGGGGGTCTGTCCGGCCTGGAGGCGTCGATCTCCAAGCTGCAGTGGGCCACGTGGAACCGCTCGCTCGGCGAGCTCGCGGTCGACGTCGAGGGGGCCGGGGCGCTGCTCACCGGGCCCGAGTACGAGCTGGACGATGCCCAGACCCACTTTCTCTTCAGCCGCGCCAACACGATCTACGGCGGCTCCAACGAGATCCAGCGCAACATCATCGCCGAGCGCCTGCTCGGCCTGCCCCGATGA
- a CDS encoding SDR family oxidoreductase produces the protein MSFCVGRTVIVTGAGQGLGRVHALEYARQGADVVVNDIESSREAAQAVVDEIRAAGGRAVVSTGDVSDWAYGERLVRETVETFGGLHTLVNNAGVNRDRMLVNMSEQEWDLVLRVDLKGHFVPMRHAAAYWRDEAKAGRQVAARVVNTSSGAGLMGSVGQGNYGAAKAGIAALTQIAAVEWARYGIVVNAIAPSARTPMTEAVFAEAMAAPEAGFDAMDPANVSPLVVWLGSDAAQAVTGAVFEVAGGEVSLADGWRHGLAATKGERWELEELTEAIADLIARSEPPTPVYGA, from the coding sequence GTGAGCTTCTGCGTAGGACGAACGGTGATCGTGACCGGTGCTGGACAGGGGCTGGGCCGGGTGCACGCCCTCGAGTACGCCCGGCAGGGCGCCGACGTCGTCGTCAACGACATCGAGAGCAGCCGGGAGGCGGCACAGGCCGTCGTCGACGAGATCCGCGCTGCGGGTGGTCGCGCGGTCGTCAGCACCGGCGACGTCAGCGACTGGGCATACGGTGAGCGCCTCGTGCGCGAGACCGTCGAGACCTTCGGCGGGCTGCACACCCTCGTCAACAACGCCGGCGTCAACCGTGACCGGATGCTGGTCAACATGAGCGAGCAGGAGTGGGACCTCGTCCTGCGGGTCGACCTCAAGGGCCACTTCGTCCCGATGCGCCACGCCGCCGCCTACTGGCGGGACGAGGCCAAGGCCGGCCGCCAGGTCGCCGCGCGCGTCGTCAACACGTCCTCCGGCGCCGGGCTCATGGGCAGCGTCGGGCAGGGCAACTACGGCGCCGCCAAGGCCGGGATCGCCGCCCTGACCCAGATCGCGGCCGTCGAGTGGGCCCGCTACGGCATCGTCGTCAACGCGATCGCCCCCTCGGCCCGTACCCCGATGACCGAGGCCGTCTTCGCCGAGGCGATGGCCGCCCCCGAGGCGGGCTTCGACGCGATGGACCCGGCCAACGTCTCCCCCCTCGTGGTCTGGCTCGGATCCGACGCCGCGCAGGCCGTCACCGGAGCTGTCTTCGAGGTCGCTGGCGGTGAGGTCTCGCTCGCCGACGGCTGGCGCCACGGGCTGGCCGCCACCAAGGGCGAGCGGTGGGAGCTGGAAGAACTCACCGAGGCGATCGCCGACCTCATCGCCCGCTCCGAGCCGCCAACCCCTGTCTACGGTGCCTGA
- a CDS encoding SDR family oxidoreductase yields MTQSPTTSTTPEGVDLTGQVAIVTGGTRGIGAEITRTFLKAGARVLVCGRNEPERLPEVDGRTPVFVQSDVRDPEQAKALVAAAVDRFGRLDILVNNAGGAPSADTATVSPRFVSAIVTLNLLAPFYVAQPANEVMQRQGSGTIINIGSVAGANPAPDTAAYAAAKAGLTMLTRCLGLDFAPAVRVNQVTVGLVQTELSHLYYGDEAGQDRVARTIPMRRMATPADIAAACLLLASPLSSYVTGTEIVVAGGGEIPSRHLAAQPPGTAPLG; encoded by the coding sequence ATGACCCAGTCCCCCACCACGTCCACGACGCCCGAGGGTGTCGACCTGACCGGCCAGGTCGCCATCGTCACCGGAGGCACCCGTGGCATCGGCGCCGAGATCACCCGCACCTTCCTCAAGGCCGGGGCGCGGGTGCTCGTGTGTGGCCGCAACGAGCCCGAGCGGCTGCCCGAGGTCGACGGACGCACGCCCGTCTTCGTCCAGTCGGACGTACGCGACCCGGAGCAGGCCAAGGCCCTCGTCGCCGCGGCGGTGGACCGGTTCGGCCGGCTCGACATCCTGGTCAACAACGCCGGTGGCGCGCCGAGCGCCGACACCGCGACGGTCTCCCCCCGCTTCGTCTCGGCGATCGTCACGCTCAACCTGCTCGCTCCGTTCTACGTCGCCCAGCCGGCCAACGAGGTCATGCAGCGTCAGGGCAGCGGGACGATCATCAACATCGGCTCGGTCGCCGGGGCCAACCCGGCCCCGGACACCGCCGCGTACGCCGCTGCCAAGGCGGGCCTGACGATGCTGACCCGGTGCCTCGGGCTCGACTTCGCGCCAGCCGTGCGGGTCAACCAGGTGACGGTGGGTCTCGTGCAGACCGAGCTGTCGCACCTCTACTACGGCGACGAGGCGGGACAGGACCGCGTGGCCCGGACGATCCCCATGCGGCGGATGGCCACCCCGGCCGACATCGCCGCAGCCTGCCTGTTGCTCGCCTCGCCGCTGTCCAGCTACGTCACCGGCACGGAGATCGTCGTCGCCGGTGGCGGTGAGATCCCGTCGCGGCACCTCGCCGCCCAGCCGCCCGGCACCGCTCCGCTCGGCTGA
- a CDS encoding acetyl-CoA C-acetyltransferase: MAEAYIVDAVRTPVTRRGGALAGIHSADLGAAALTSLMSSSGVDPNAVEDVVFGCVDTIGPQAGDIARTAWLAGGLPQHVPGVTVDRQCGSSQQAVHFAAQAVMAGVNDVVVAGGVQNMSAIPISAAMLTGQQYGFNDPFSGSTGWRERYGDEEISQFRSAEMIAEKWDISREDMERFALRSHERALRAIAEGRFTREIRAVGDVDTDTCPRADTSLEKMAGLNPLTPGSRVTAAAASQLCDGAAALLVMSERAVAEHGVTPRARIHHLSVRADDPVWMLTAPIPATAHALKRTGLSIEDIDLFEVNEAFASVVLAWIKETGADPERVNVNGGAIALGHPLGATGARLMTTLLHELERAGGRYGLQTMCEGGGQANVTIIERL, encoded by the coding sequence GTGGCAGAGGCATACATCGTGGACGCCGTCCGCACCCCCGTCACGCGACGCGGTGGCGCGCTCGCGGGCATCCACTCCGCTGACCTGGGCGCCGCCGCGCTCACCAGCCTCATGAGCTCCTCGGGGGTCGACCCCAACGCCGTCGAGGACGTCGTGTTCGGCTGCGTCGACACCATCGGCCCACAGGCCGGCGACATCGCCCGCACCGCCTGGCTCGCCGGCGGCCTCCCGCAGCACGTGCCCGGGGTCACCGTGGACCGGCAGTGCGGCTCGAGCCAGCAGGCGGTGCACTTCGCAGCCCAGGCCGTCATGGCCGGAGTCAACGACGTCGTCGTCGCCGGGGGCGTGCAGAACATGAGCGCCATCCCCATCTCGGCCGCGATGCTCACCGGTCAGCAGTACGGCTTCAACGACCCCTTCTCCGGATCCACCGGCTGGCGCGAGCGCTACGGCGACGAGGAGATTTCGCAGTTCCGCTCGGCCGAGATGATCGCCGAGAAGTGGGACATCAGCCGGGAGGACATGGAGCGCTTCGCCCTACGCAGCCACGAGCGGGCCCTGCGGGCCATCGCCGAGGGCCGCTTCACCCGCGAGATCCGCGCCGTCGGCGACGTCGACACCGACACCTGTCCGCGCGCCGACACGAGCCTGGAGAAGATGGCCGGTCTCAACCCGCTCACCCCGGGCAGCCGGGTCACTGCCGCCGCGGCGAGCCAGCTCTGCGACGGCGCGGCCGCCCTGCTCGTCATGAGCGAGCGGGCCGTGGCCGAGCACGGGGTGACCCCGCGCGCCCGGATCCACCACCTGTCGGTGCGCGCCGACGACCCGGTGTGGATGCTCACCGCCCCGATCCCGGCCACCGCCCACGCGCTCAAGCGCACCGGGCTGTCGATCGAGGACATCGACCTGTTCGAGGTCAACGAGGCGTTCGCCTCGGTCGTGCTCGCCTGGATCAAGGAGACCGGGGCCGACCCGGAGCGGGTCAACGTCAACGGCGGCGCGATCGCCCTGGGCCACCCACTCGGCGCCACCGGCGCCCGGCTCATGACCACCCTGCTGCACGAGCTCGAGCGCGCCGGCGGCCGCTACGGCCTGCAGACAATGTGTGAGGGCGGCGGCCAGGCCAACGTGACGATCATCGAGAGGCTCTGA
- a CDS encoding SDR family NAD(P)-dependent oxidoreductase, with product MSDPRTGPIPTVLPGSGGRPPVSRPDEGAGLLAGRVVLVTGAANGLGAAYARGIAAAGAHVVAVDVDEKGLERLSGQLAAVGGRGSSRVADVADWATAHDLVRDCLAEHGQLDGLVNNAGVFAMAHAGTESEAMARRMLEVNVLGTIAWGNAAIAAMRTQGHGVLVNVTSGEQMGRAETAVYGATKAAIATLTYAWAAELAEAGIRVNAISPNAQTQMAEVLEQFRGAPSGQNAGIAPEANVPLLLYLLSDLSVELTGQVLRSNGPELMLTTHPALVDPVLRHAAWTPERIAEAVTARLRPYLAPLGVRRVRIEYLD from the coding sequence ATGTCCGACCCGAGGACCGGTCCGATCCCCACCGTCCTGCCCGGCAGCGGCGGTCGTCCACCCGTCTCCAGGCCTGACGAGGGGGCCGGCCTGCTTGCCGGCCGCGTCGTCCTCGTCACCGGCGCCGCCAACGGGTTGGGGGCGGCATACGCGCGCGGCATCGCCGCGGCCGGGGCACACGTGGTCGCCGTCGACGTCGACGAGAAGGGACTCGAGCGGCTCAGCGGGCAGCTCGCCGCAGTTGGTGGGCGCGGCTCGAGCAGGGTCGCCGACGTCGCGGACTGGGCGACCGCGCACGACCTCGTGCGTGACTGTCTCGCAGAGCACGGCCAGCTCGACGGCCTCGTCAACAACGCTGGCGTCTTCGCCATGGCTCACGCCGGCACCGAGTCCGAGGCCATGGCGCGCCGGATGCTCGAGGTCAACGTGCTCGGCACCATCGCCTGGGGCAACGCCGCGATCGCGGCGATGCGCACCCAGGGCCACGGGGTTCTGGTCAACGTCACCTCAGGCGAGCAGATGGGCCGTGCCGAGACGGCCGTGTACGGGGCGACGAAGGCCGCGATCGCCACGCTCACCTACGCGTGGGCAGCCGAGCTCGCCGAGGCCGGGATCCGCGTCAACGCGATCTCCCCGAACGCGCAGACCCAGATGGCCGAGGTGCTCGAGCAGTTCCGCGGTGCCCCGAGCGGGCAGAACGCGGGGATCGCGCCCGAGGCCAACGTGCCGCTGCTGCTCTACCTGCTCTCAGACCTCAGCGTCGAGCTCACCGGTCAGGTGCTGCGCTCCAACGGTCCCGAGCTCATGCTGACGACCCACCCGGCGCTCGTCGACCCCGTGCTGCGGCACGCGGCGTGGACCCCGGAGCGGATCGCCGAGGCCGTCACGGCGCGGCTGCGGCCGTACCTGGCGCCCCTCGGGGTGCGCCGGGTGCGCATCGAATACCTCGACTGA
- a CDS encoding AMP-binding protein has protein sequence MSDVLTTIPALLRQAAQDAAELEALVDGDVRMTFAELDAAVTRFARAAVAHGLEPGDRVVVWAPNSADWVISALGLLAAGGVLCPVNTRFRGGEARYAIAKVRATMVILDDTFLSADYLAALRGDGPPPTIGHPVPLLPSVHTVVDLSAAAGREQAGDGVWSLAGFTALADQVDPAIIDGRIAALDSEGMADILFTSGTTGYPKGAMVSHASNLRVDLEWARLVGLQRGDRYLMVNPFFHSFGYRAGILACLLMRATIIPVAVFDVETVLRLVERERVTVFPGAPTVYTSLLEHPAFGAYDVSSVRLAVTGATVVPVPLLHRMREELGFRDVITAYGLTETCGTATVCPPDADLERISTSCGKAIPGTELRIAGLDGQALPAGESGEVLVRGYNVMLGYFEDPVATAQAIDEDGWLHTGDVGWVDEDGYLRITDRIKDVYMVGGFNVYPAEVERVLCEHPAVSDVAVVGVPDARMGEVGSAFVQIVPDWSGDESVLVNELEAWCRDRLANFKRPRSFSIVPALPRTPSGKIQKFKLTE, from the coding sequence GTGAGTGACGTGTTGACCACGATCCCCGCCCTGCTGCGGCAGGCCGCGCAGGACGCTGCCGAGCTTGAGGCCCTCGTCGACGGTGACGTACGGATGACCTTCGCCGAGCTCGACGCGGCCGTCACCCGGTTCGCCCGGGCCGCAGTCGCGCACGGTCTCGAGCCGGGGGACCGTGTCGTCGTCTGGGCCCCGAACAGCGCCGACTGGGTCATCAGCGCCCTCGGCTTGCTGGCCGCCGGGGGCGTGCTCTGCCCCGTCAACACCCGCTTCCGTGGAGGGGAGGCGCGGTACGCCATCGCCAAGGTCCGGGCCACGATGGTCATCCTCGACGACACCTTCCTGAGCGCCGACTACCTGGCCGCGCTGCGCGGCGACGGGCCACCACCGACCATCGGGCACCCCGTGCCGCTGCTGCCCTCGGTGCACACCGTCGTCGACCTGTCCGCCGCCGCCGGCCGCGAGCAGGCCGGTGACGGCGTGTGGTCCCTGGCCGGCTTCACCGCGCTGGCCGACCAGGTCGACCCCGCCATCATCGACGGACGGATCGCAGCCCTCGACTCCGAGGGCATGGCCGACATCCTGTTCACCTCAGGCACCACTGGCTACCCCAAGGGTGCGATGGTCTCGCACGCCTCGAACCTGCGCGTCGACCTGGAGTGGGCCCGGCTCGTCGGGCTGCAGCGCGGCGACCGCTACCTCATGGTCAACCCGTTCTTCCACAGCTTCGGCTACCGGGCCGGCATCCTGGCCTGCCTACTCATGCGCGCCACGATCATCCCGGTCGCCGTGTTCGACGTCGAGACCGTGCTGCGTCTCGTCGAGCGGGAACGCGTCACCGTCTTCCCCGGCGCGCCCACCGTCTACACCTCCCTGCTCGAGCACCCCGCCTTCGGCGCCTACGACGTCAGCTCGGTACGCCTGGCCGTCACCGGGGCCACGGTCGTGCCGGTGCCGCTGCTGCACCGGATGCGCGAGGAACTCGGCTTCCGCGACGTCATCACCGCCTACGGCCTGACCGAGACGTGCGGCACCGCGACCGTGTGTCCGCCCGATGCCGACCTCGAGCGGATTTCGACCAGCTGCGGAAAGGCGATCCCGGGCACCGAGCTGCGGATCGCCGGTCTCGACGGACAGGCGCTGCCGGCCGGTGAGTCCGGCGAGGTCCTCGTGCGTGGTTACAACGTGATGCTGGGCTACTTCGAGGACCCGGTCGCCACCGCACAGGCCATCGACGAGGACGGCTGGCTGCACACTGGTGACGTCGGCTGGGTCGACGAGGACGGCTACCTGCGCATCACCGACCGGATCAAGGACGTCTACATGGTCGGGGGCTTCAACGTCTACCCCGCCGAGGTCGAGCGCGTGCTGTGCGAGCACCCCGCAGTCTCCGACGTCGCCGTCGTCGGGGTGCCCGACGCGCGGATGGGCGAGGTCGGCAGCGCCTTCGTGCAGATCGTTCCCGACTGGAGTGGGGACGAGTCGGTGCTCGTCAACGAACTCGAGGCGTGGTGCCGGGACCGGCTGGCCAACTTCAAGCGCCCCCGCAGCTTCAGCATCGTTCCGGCCCTGCCACGAACCCCGAGCGGAAAGATCCAGAAGTTCAAGCTCACCGAGTGA
- a CDS encoding TetR/AcrR family transcriptional regulator — MSTTQDRRSVILDNAAHLFATKGIGATTVREIADSVGILSGSLYHHFKSKDEMVNAIISDYLTDLTYRYTKVLASEESPAAQLRELVTSSLANIEAHPHATEIYQNSSTYLPTINGYEHIRESAAVIQRAWIQVLEAGIARGDFRNDIPVRVLHGMLRDSLWLSVRWFKPTPSYSRAAFAADFVSVYLDGFSPATERGRSAPGASTSGVRHDTPN; from the coding sequence ATGTCGACAACCCAGGACCGCCGCTCGGTCATCCTCGACAACGCTGCGCACCTGTTCGCGACCAAGGGGATCGGCGCCACGACCGTCCGCGAGATCGCCGACTCGGTCGGCATCCTCTCGGGCAGCCTCTACCACCACTTCAAGTCCAAGGACGAGATGGTCAACGCGATCATTTCGGACTACCTGACCGACCTGACCTACCGCTACACCAAGGTGCTGGCGTCCGAGGAGAGCCCGGCGGCCCAGCTACGCGAGCTCGTGACGAGCTCGCTGGCCAACATCGAGGCCCACCCGCATGCGACCGAGATCTACCAGAACTCGAGCACCTACCTGCCCACGATCAACGGCTACGAGCACATCCGCGAGTCGGCCGCCGTGATCCAGCGGGCCTGGATCCAGGTACTCGAGGCCGGCATTGCCAGGGGCGACTTCCGCAACGACATCCCGGTGCGCGTGCTGCACGGCATGCTGCGTGACTCGCTGTGGCTCTCGGTCCGTTGGTTCAAACCGACCCCGTCGTACTCCAGGGCAGCCTTCGCCGCCGACTTCGTCTCGGTCTACCTCGACGGATTCTCGCCCGCGACTGAGCGCGGCCGGTCCGCGCCAGGGGCGTCCACGTCCGGCGTACGACACGACACGCCGAATTAA
- a CDS encoding phosphotransferase family protein: protein MTAAGHARTGPAPIGTTRHAGLPAGVDAWLGRAVPELQGNLRHELIAGGRSNLTYRTTDAAGHVVVLRRPPLGDHPATAHDVLREARILRGLHGHLPVPRVLAVEETGEVAGAPLVVLEHLDGTILRSPADVERLTTEADRALIGPTIVDALVALHGLEPEVIGLGGLAHRRDYIARQLGRWNENWHRTRIRDLPDLQTAHEHLVAAAPEQSRSGIVHGDFRLDNCMLDSRWRVQGVLDWELTTVGDPLADVGQLLVYWAQADDEARALHDPATVLPGFSTREELLSRYCLATGTDLARIDYFVAYNWWKTACIVEGVHTRVAQGAMSGGDRTAASFAEQSAAVAGRAATLAAALRRH, encoded by the coding sequence ATGACGGCAGCAGGTCATGCCAGGACCGGTCCGGCCCCGATCGGCACCACCCGACACGCCGGGCTCCCGGCGGGGGTCGACGCCTGGCTCGGCCGCGCCGTGCCCGAGCTGCAGGGGAACCTGCGACACGAGCTCATCGCCGGGGGACGCTCTAACCTCACCTACCGGACCACCGACGCGGCCGGACACGTCGTCGTGCTGCGACGTCCACCGCTCGGGGACCACCCGGCCACCGCGCACGACGTGCTACGCGAGGCGCGGATCCTGCGCGGGCTGCATGGCCACCTCCCGGTGCCGCGAGTGCTCGCCGTCGAGGAGACGGGTGAGGTGGCCGGCGCCCCTCTCGTCGTGCTCGAGCACCTCGACGGCACGATCCTGCGCAGCCCCGCCGACGTCGAGCGGCTCACCACCGAGGCCGATCGCGCGCTCATCGGCCCCACGATCGTTGACGCCCTCGTGGCCCTGCACGGGCTCGAGCCGGAGGTCATCGGGCTCGGCGGTCTGGCCCATCGCCGTGACTACATCGCCCGCCAGCTCGGGCGCTGGAACGAGAACTGGCACCGGACCAGGATCCGCGACCTGCCCGATCTGCAGACCGCGCACGAGCATCTCGTGGCCGCGGCTCCCGAGCAGTCCCGCTCGGGGATCGTGCACGGGGACTTCCGCCTCGACAACTGCATGCTCGACTCGCGCTGGCGGGTGCAGGGCGTGCTCGACTGGGAGCTGACCACGGTCGGAGACCCCTTGGCCGACGTCGGCCAACTGCTCGTCTACTGGGCGCAGGCCGACGACGAGGCCCGCGCGCTGCACGACCCGGCCACGGTCCTGCCCGGATTCTCGACCCGGGAGGAGCTGCTCTCCCGGTACTGCCTCGCCACCGGCACCGATCTGGCCCGGATCGACTACTTCGTCGCCTACAACTGGTGGAAGACCGCGTGCATCGTCGAGGGCGTGCACACCAGGGTCGCGCAGGGTGCGATGAGCGGTGGCGACCGCACCGCGGCCTCGTTCGCCGAGCAGTCGGCCGCCGTCGCCGGCCGGGCTGCGACGCTCGCGGCAGCGCTGCGCCGGCACTGA